Within the Fischerella sp. PCC 9605 genome, the region TCGCCATTTCTCGCAGCCACTGGCCATCACAACGTTGGTCTTCTCCTTTGAGTATTTCTATACAAGCTACTGCCACAGCTTTTGGATCGCGGTGTGGTACTCGCCATCCGAGTTTACCATCTAGCAATGGCTCAGCTGAGCCATCGGCATCACCAGATAGCACTGGTACACCACAAGCCATCGCCTCTAAATAGACAATGCCAAACCCTTCTTGGGAAGGCATAATGTAAGCATCAGCAAGGCGATAGTGTTCTACTAGTTCTTCTGTAGGTACAAAGCCAGCAAAAACAACGCGATCGCTAACGCCTAAATCTTTCGCTAGCTTGGCTAGTCGGGGTTGGTCATCGCCACGACCAATTACTAGATATTTTACTTCTGGGAAGACTTCAGCAATTTGTGGTAAAGCCTGAATTGTGATATCTACACCTTTATAAATATCACCAGACCAAAGTCGTGCCACAGTCATCAATACTTTTGCATCTTGCAAACCATAGCGTTCTAGTAAAGTAGTCGGCTTCTGCCCTGGAGTCAAGCGATCGCCATCCACAGCACAAGGTAATATTTTTACCTGAACAGGATTGAGATTATTAACAGTACAGGCTACCTCGCGGGTGTAGCGGCTGATTGTCCAAACTTGTGCTGCTTTTTGCAGGCTGGACTTCATGGCTTTTGGTAATGGTTCCCAAACTTCCTTGCCATAAGTCATCACAGTATAGGGAATTCCCAGAAACTGGCACAACATCCCTACCAAGGGTGCAAGCTTGACATGACCGCAAAAAACATGCTGTGGTCGCTGGCGGATCAAATGAGTGAATAACGCTGCTGTCATTCTCACTCGTCCTAGTAGAGGAGATGTAGTTTTAAAGTAATGAAACTTGAAACGGTCTGATTCAAAAGGATTGGTGCAGCCAGGAGTATCTCGGAGTATAAAAACTTCTGCACGTAGCGGTTTGCTTGATTCTAGATAAGCTTGAAACACATCCTTGACATAAGATTGAATTCCACCCTCGCAGCTAAAAATTTCTAAAAATACGAAGACATGGTCAACTTGTGTGGTTAGTTGTTGACTTAAACCTATGTTTTCTCCGACTTGAGGGGTTAGCATTTTCTTTCTATAGTCGTTATCACTTCCAGACAACGGATAAAATCACACCATTTAGCTGTTGCGCTTACACATTGCACTTTTTTCGTTAAAATCGTCATCTGTCCTTTGTCAAAAGCTAATGACTAATGACCAATGACTAATGACGACCCTCACAAGCAATTGTGCAAATTTAAGGCGTTACAGCTTTTTACTTCAAAACAGGAAGGGTTAAGTATAAAAAATGAAGGATATCCCACAAAGTATAAATTTAGGGATACGTAACTTTGATGCTTTCAAATCCTAGCAAACTAGCCAGACTAACTCGAATGCTGACATTACGGTAATGAATATATTTTTTTTGTAAATACCTATTTTTATTTTTACACAAAATTATTTAAATTCGAGTAATAATACCGATGTAATGCCACTTTTCAACTAAGCCTTTAGCTTCAAACTACCCAGCTTTTGATTTTGGATCAAAGCTTAAATTCGGATCTAGTTTCAATGCTTTTTGGAACATAGCAACCGCACTGTCAAAACTGCCTTCTGGAACCAAGCACTCCGCTTTTGCTTCTTGTGTTTATAGTCTTTGGCCCAACGACGCGGTAAAAAGAAAGCAATCATTGCTTTTCTATATAACTGCGCTTCCTTCAGGCAAAGCAAGCTGACTCGAATAAAAGTCATTGCAAAAGCCTTAGTGCTTATAATTTAACATTGTCAAGGTATCTAAAAAATAAATAATATGTGGTAAAAGATATGGTAAAAGAATATTCATACCGTATTTCTACCAACAGAGATGAGTTTTGGATTTGAGTGCATTCTACAGAATATGCAAAATACACAGTATTTAACCGATCTGAATTACGGGGATTTAGACGTAGTTAGAGAACAGGCAATCAAACTACACAATCAGAAACAGATTTTATCCGAATATTTCGAGCAGCCCAAAAAAGAAGCTTAAATTCACGTAAATGCGGTGAGGCAATTACGACAATTTGTCAACTGATGAGATTACGAATAGGAGCATTGCTTTTTACAGCATAAAAATCCACAAGATTACTTAGGATTAGCTTGAATAAATGCTTATTTGTGCCTTGCGATCGCCAGTAAATATCTCAAACACTAATTTTGACGTATAAGCTGGCTGGTTTTGTAAGCCATTTAATCGCACGATCAAAAGCTAGCTACAGTATGGCTTCGCAGCTTTGCAGAGATCTTTTATTCAAGCTATGCATCGAGTATAAGGATGAATACACTTATTGCTGCTTGTGAGAGTAAGCCTATCCCTTCTTTGCTCTCTCGCTACTTTTTCTGATGCCTGTTTAAGCTGTCGCGCCTACAAGCGTTCTGCCAAAACCTTTGTAGAGACGCGAAATTTCGCGTCTCTACATTTGGATTCATACTTTGATTCAGCAACGCCAAAAATTTGTATAACCAACACGGAAACCATTGCCTAACTCGTGTTTTTCATTGTACGCGACGCTCTGCGTTGGTGCTATTTCTTCCCATGCTTGTTTATCTGCTGCCTAACCTCTCTGAACGAGGAAACTTTGAAACCTACAAAGCTTAAGGAGAAAACGAATGATTTATAAGCCCGCTCTTGCTGTACCTGGATTACTGCTGGTCTTGGTGGTGCAATCTGCACTAGCACACGTACCGTGCCCGCCGGAGTCACAACCACAACCCCAACCAAAACCACCTTCCCACGAGCAACCCCCATCAAAAGGGCAACCCCCATCCAAAGGACAACCGCCTTCCCACGAGCAACCCCCATCAAAAGGGCAACCCCCATCCAAAGGACAACCGCCTTCCCACGAGCAACCCCCATCAAAAGGGCAACCTCCATCCCAAGAGCAACCTCCATCCAAAGGACAACCACCTTCCCAAGGACAGCCTCCATTCCAAGAGCAACCGCCTTCCCAGGAACAACCACCTTCCCAGGGACAACCGCCATCACAAGAGCAACCGCCTTCCCAAGGACAGCCTCCATCCCAAGAGCAACCGCCTTCCCAGGAACAACCACCTTCCCAGGGACAACCGCCTTCCCAAGGACAGCCTCCATCCCAAGAGCAACCGCCTTCCCAGGAACAACCACCTTCTCAAGGACAACCACCTTCCCAAGGACAGCCTCCATCCCAAGAGCAACCGCCTTCCCAAGGGCAACCACCTTCCCAGGAGCAACCACCTTCCCAAGGACAACCGCAGGGGCAACCGCAGGGACAACCGCCTTCCCAAGAGCAACCGCAACTACAACCACAACCCCAGCCTAAGAAAAAAGAGAAAAAGGTTGGAAACCTCGTTCCTATTTCCATACCATTTACTGGAGCGAGAAGGGTAGGAGTGGGACATACGGACTTTTCCGGTTCTGTTTTTGCTGGAGGTGGTACCTTCGCTGCTGCTGGAGTTGAAGGCACTGTCACCCATCGCCTGTCCCGAAATATCTTCCTGTTTGGGCAGGCTACGTATAACCCTGCTGCTCCTTCTAGTGCAATTGGAGTGGGAGGATTGACCACTGGAGTCATATTTAACTCGCCTGGCGAGTCTCTTCGTAACAATAGTTATGTCGGGGTTTACAGCAACATTCTCGGTTTCGGAAACACAGGGGGAGAAGATGTTTCTGAGACTGCCTTTGGCAACTTAGGAATCATCGGAGGACTTCAGCGTCCCGTCGGGGACAAAGTTTCTGTCTTTGCTCAAGCAGAGGCGGCTCAGCGGCTGTACTCTTTCGCAAACTCGGGACAGGGTCAGGCAGCTAGGATTTCGGGAGGACTGTCTCTCGCTCTATCTTGTGCATCTGGAGTCGGTTTAGTTGGAGACTATCTCGTTGGATCTAACCAAGACTCGGAATGGGGTATAAGGGGAGTCTTTAACTTTGACTTGTTTGGAACTTCTTGTGGAGTGAGACGAGCTAGTGCTTCTGCTGACGTAGTAAAAGTCACTAAATACGTTGTGACTCTCATTGGGGCTAACCCATCCGCCAGCGAGATTATCAAGACAGGATTAACTCCCCCCAATGCACAGCCTGAAGCGTTTCGACTCCAGTCCGAACGCTGGACAGGAGAAAAAACACAGGTTGTGGAAAAACTAGTCTTTGAGGCTGTCAAGGTAGACAGTGTCCCCACCAAGATCCTTCTTGTACGGAAGCCTATATCTTCCAAGGTCTTTAAGCAAGCCCAGCAACTTGCAGCCGACCGAGAACCGATGAAGGCACTAGAAGAGATTCGTAAGCTCCTCCAAGCTGAGGAAAAAGATAAGACTTTCAATCTGGAGGACGAAGCGAAAAAGATTGCACAGGAAAAAGGAATGGCTCTTTCTTCAATACAGAAAATTGGGTATGCCTTTGATTACCAGAACCGCCTTCTTGGTATAGTGGATAGTGACTTGTCCCAGCCCTTTGTTGGGAAGCCGCGAGACGTTTCTCCCAGCGAGTTGATGCTCGTTAAGGATGTCGTCAGACAAGGAAATGGTATCCTCCCATCTCTTGCAACGGGTTACACCACACAAGGAACAACTCTCGGCGGAGAAAGCATCGTTAATGGTCAAGTTTTGCCACCTAAGACTAGGATTCAAGTACCCAAGAAAACCGAGGTCATCATTCGAGATCCTCGCACTGAACCTGGTATTTCAGTTGAATCTCCTCAGATCCAGTGGATGAGGATCGACAACAAGTAGGGATTAGACTCTCCTGAAAATAGGTTTGGGGGAACTCGGCCCCCCACGACCAAAGGAGAGATTTTAGCTCGATGGAATGAATATATGTAAAATGTTAAATTCAATACTTTATATCGTTTGTAAAAGAATTATACGATTAAGGAATTTTGTCATCGCAGTTTTTGCGTTTAACAAATCAAGATTTCTGAAACCGAAAAATCTCTAATTATGGCTTGTTTTGCCACCCTAAATCAACTGATTGATGTTCTTGCCGCCCAGCCTGTTAATTTATCAGACACAGCATTAGCACAATCGAATAATGGTATACAAACAGACACTCGTCGTCTCAAACCCGGTGAAGTTTTTTTGGCTTTACGTGGTGAAAAGTTTGATGGACATGATTTTGTGCCAATGGCGATCGCTAAGGGAGCTTTGGCAGCTATTGTTGATTTTGAATACCAAAATCCGCATTTTCCCGTATTGCAGGTACAAGACACTCTCCAGACATATCAAAAAATCGCTAGATGGTGGCGCGATCGCTTCGACATCCCAGTAATCGGGGTGACAGGTTCTGTCGGTAAAACTACTACCAAAGAACTCATCGCTGCCGTTCTCGCAACCCAAGGAAGAGTCCACAAAACTCATGCCAATTTCAATAACGAAATAGGCGTGCCGAAAACTCTCTTAGAGTTGAGTGCAGAACATGATTTCGCCGTTGTAGAAATGGCGATGCGTGGTCAGGGACAAATTGCCGAACTGACCCAAATAGCCCATCCCACAATTGGAGTGATTACCAATGTTGGGACGGCACACATAGAGTTACTGGGTTCGGAAGTCGCGATCGCTTCTGCAAAGTGCGAATTATTGGCAGAAATGCCCAAGGATAGCGTAGCAATTCTTAACTATGACAATCCTTTATTAATCGAAACGGCAGCAAAAGTATGGCAAGGCAAGGTAGTGACTTTCGGCTTTACTGGCGGAGACATTCAAGGTGAGTTGATTGATAACGAAACATTGGCAGTGGCAGATATGCAATTGCCCTTACCAATGCCTGGTCGTCACATCGCCGCTAACTACATGGCAGCTTTAGCAGTAGCGCAAGTACTGGGCATCGATTGGTCGTGCCTACAATCCGGTATCGCGGTAGATATGCCAGGCGGGCGATCGCAGCGGTTTGAGTTGTCCAATGACGTGGTAATCTTAGATGAAACTTATAATGCTGCACCAGAAGCTATGCTAGCAGCGTTAAACTTATTGGCAGAAACTCCAGGAAAGCGACGCATAGCCGTATTGGGTGCGATGAAAGAATTAGGAGAGCGATCGCAACAATTGCATCAACGAGTAGGTGAAACGGTGCAGAAATTAAATTTAGATGCATTGTTAGTTTTAGTGGATGGACAAGATGCCGAAGCGATCGCCGAGAGTGCCAAAGGTGTTCCCTCTGAGTGTTTTACAACTCATGCAGACTTAGCTGCGAGATTGAAGACCTTTGTCAAAACTGGCGATCGTATCCTATTTAAAGCAGCACATTCTGTAGGATTAGATCGGGTTGTCACTCAGTTGCGTACCGAATTTAGCAACAGTAAGTGGGTGTAAATAAACATAACTATCACGATTGTTAGTAGTTAGTAGTTGGTAGTTGGTAGTTCCTTTTGTACCACTAACCACTAGCCCTGTCAAAGTGGGTAGAAAACAAACCCAAATGTTAGCACAGAAGACTATTTTCCTCTTTGTGTCTTTGTGTCTTGGTGTTTCCAGAATTCTTTTTTCACCACAAAGACACTAAGACACCAAGAACAATCCATTTCCAAGACTTACACCTTGATAGGGATACCACTAACCACTAACAGTCACCACGAGCAATACATTTATTTACGCTGATGTACATAAAATAAGTTTATGAGCAGCATCTACCCACCCCTAGAAACGCAACGTTTGATACTGCGAGACTTTGTAGAATCAGATTGGCAGGCAGTGCATAACTACGCCTCCAATCCGGAAGTCGTTCGCTATTTGCCTTTCGGCCCCAATACCGAAGAAGACACCAAAAATTTTTTGCAAACAGAAATAAAAATGCGACGTAAAAGACCTCGTCAGCATTTTGGTTTTGCAATTACTTTAAAATCAGACAAACAAGTAATTGGTTCCTGTCACATTTCCATCACCAATCCCAGCAAACAAGAAGGTTCGATCGGATACTGTTTAGCTAAGGAATTTTGGGGGCAAGGATATGCAACTGAGACAGCACGCAAACTTTTAGATTTTGGTTTTAAGCAATTAAGTTTACATCGAATATTTGCATTTTGTGACCCAAAAAATACTCGCTCAATGCGAGTGTTAGTGAAAATAGGTATGCGACAGGAAGGCTATCTGCGCGAGTATGAATGGATCAAAGGTAAATGGCGAGACTCTTTGTTATATGCTATCCTAGATCGGGAAATGATGCAGATACAACTTCTCAGTATTTACGCTGATAAAACTTATTAAAAATGTAGCATTTTACGCAATTTATCTAGTGCGATGTAGGGCACGCTTGCGCTTCTGAAACCTTATCCATGACCGACGCAATGCTGCGGGAGCAGGATGCTTGGCATCATATACTACAATCACATTCGTTAGAGGTCGTCTGGCACGGACTAGAATTTTTCCTCTGACGGCTAACGCCCTAGATGTTCCTCCATCTAAATTCATGGCTTCGTAGCAGCCAAGAGCTCTCATTGCTCGCGCCATTTGTTCTAAAGTCAGTTTTTGATTGAAACTCACTATAATCAGCTTTTTACCACTAGCAGGAAATCCAATCGCCGTACGTTTAGCTGTACCTAACACGTGCGGATCTTTGAAACCTTCTCGTCTTGGTTTGAGCCAAATTTTTCCCCGTCTCAGCAGTCTGGGGCCACTAGTGATTGAAAACCAATGCTCTCTCCATTTTGGTTTACCATCAACCCGTGCCGTCACCATTTCAGGTTTGTTTCCCACTCGTAAACCTAACGTAGTACCATAATTTTCCCATCTACTATATTTGAGGAATCTTCCTCCTGCTACCATGTTGCCCATGACACTTTTCCGGCGATTCTTGGCGAAAAATGTACCGTTAACAACAACCGCAGCATCATGTCGAGCCATCATCTTATTAAATTCCTCATCACCATTACTACGCCGTGCTGAGTTAGCAACACGTGCATTGTTTGCTAAACCAATAGTGATGAAAGTATTAAAGTCAGTGAGATCAACAATCACCCGATGAAAAGATACACCATTGATTTTGCCTTTGTTGACTTGTACAGTTTTAGCAGCGGTGGGCTGTACTAGTGTCAACTCTTGTACCAATAAAGCACCTGCCAGGAACAAGAAAGACCAACGGCATATCTTGGAACTTGCCATAATCAACTCCTCACTCTATTGTCTAGATTGAAATACCTAAACCCTTGCTGATTCTGTCAATATGGAGACGGTAAGTGGAGTGATGGGAAAGTGGGAGCGTGAGAGATGGGGAGATAGGGAGATGGGGAGATGGGGAGACAAACAACAACCAACCACCAACCACCAACCACCAACAAATGACCAATGACTAACCACTATCGATATCTTCTTTTCTATAAACCCTATGGCGTTCTCAGCCAGTTTACAAAAGATACTCCCACTCGCAACACGCTCAAGGACTATATTTCGATTCCTGATGTGTATCCAGTGGGACGTTTGGACTGGGACAGCGAAGGTTTGTTGCTTTTGACGAACGACGGACAATTGCAATATCGCCTCTCGAATCCTCGGTTTGGACATAAACGTAGTTATTGGGTGCAGGTAGAACGAATCCCTGATGCTACTGCACTCAAAAAGTTAGAAGAAGGTGTAGTGATACAAGATTACCGTACTCGACCAGCAAAGGTACAGCTGTTAAGTCAAGAACCTATAGTACCCGATCGCGATCCGCCGATAAGATTTCGCAAAAATGTACCAACTGCATGGTTGGAGATGACCTTAACAGAAGGAAAAAATCGGCAAGTACGGCGGATGACAGCCGCTGTGGGGTTTCCGACTTTACGACTTGTGCGGTTTGCGATCGCTCACTTGCATTTAGATGGTCTGCAACCAGGCCAATGGCGCAATCTGACATCAAGTGAACTGGAACTTTTACATAATTTGACCTCTCAAGCCAACTCGTCAAGTTGGCAAAAAGGCTTGATTACTTAGGGAATGGGAGAGGGGGAGAGTGGGGGAATAACCATTAACTCTTGACTCTTGACTTTTGACTCTTGACTCTTGACTTATTTGTGCCTTCTTTTCTTCAAGATATATTGCTAAAAATTCTTTAAGTCTAATTTTTGGATAAAAATTGAAGCAATTTACACAAAACAGAGATTATGCGCTTTACATAAGTTTTTATTCGCTTTTTTTCACGAAAATTACGCTATAAGCAGTATAATATTCTTTTCTTTTTAACCCCCTAGTTAACACCAGCGCTTGGGTGCAAGTTTAAGTCTTATGAGCCTTAATCAGCCATCTAGCTGGCATCACGCTTGCCAACAACAACATAACATAGTGCCTGTAACACCTGGACGCTTGGAAATCGTGCCAGAACGAACCTTTGACGTAGAACTTTGCACACCAGAAACCTGGCGTAGTACTCAAGAAGAACTTTTATGGTATCGCAAATTGTATGAAAATACACCTTGTGTGTACTTAACTATTGACAAAACTGGGATAATACTATCTGTCAACCATTTTGGTGCAAACAGCCTTGGTTATTCTCCGGAGGAATTAATACAACAGCCTGTTTTTAACTTATTTGCTTGCTCAGAACAACAAAGGTTATCTGATGGATTGATGGGGTTATTTGGGGGTTCGCAAGAAAGCGAAGTTTTCAATCGGGAATTTCGCTTGAACTGTCCTAACAGTAAGATGGAATGGGTAAAAGTGGTAGCACGGATTTTACCCTCTGGGAAGGAAAATCCGTTGATTCTAATGATTTGTGAGGATATCACAGTCCATAAACTTTCTGAAGACGCCTTACGAGAAAGCGAACAGCGCTTTCAAATTATGGCCAACACCGCACCAGTCATGTTGTGGATGGCTGGCTCTGATGGTTTATGTAACTTTTTTAATCAGTCTTGGTTAGAATTTACTGGACGCAGCAAGGAGGAAGAACAAGAACTAGGCTGGCTAGAAGGAATTCATCCAGAAGACAAAAATTTATGTACCCAAACTTACGAATCTGCTTTTCATAGATACACGCGATTTCAGCTTGAATATCGCTTTAAGCGTTTTGATGGTGAGTATCGTTGGATTTTAAATACAGGAGTTCCTCGGTTTACTCCAAGTGGCAACTTTGCTGGTTATATTGGTTCAGCAATAGATATTACAGAACGAAAATTAGCAGAAGTCGCTCTTAAAGAAAGCCAAAAATCGGCACAGACGCAATTAGAGGAAATGGAAAACCTCAATCGCCTCAAAGATGAGTTTCTCAGCACTGTTTCCCATGAACTCAGGACGCCGCTAACTAACATGAAAATGGCGATACAGATGCTGGGAATTGCACTCAATCAAGAGCAAAATCTACTACTAGAAATGACAAAGCCACATGCAGAATGCTCAAAAGTAGCTCGCTACTTCCAAATTTTAAACAACGAGTGTGAGCGAGAAATTAACCTGATCAACAACTTTCTGGATTTGCAGCGGTTGGATACAAGTTCTAAACCTTTGGTGTTGGAGACAGTTCAAGTTCAGGTGTGGTTAGAGCGAGTAATAGAGCTATTTCAAGCACGCAACCGCAATTGTTACTTGCACAATTTACAACTTAGCATACCTGACAATCTTCCTGCTTTAATTTGCGACCCATTCAGTCTGGAACGCATTATCATAGAACTACTTACAAACGCTTGTA harbors:
- a CDS encoding glycosyltransferase, which gives rise to MLTPQVGENIGLSQQLTTQVDHVFVFLEIFSCEGGIQSYVKDVFQAYLESSKPLRAEVFILRDTPGCTNPFESDRFKFHYFKTTSPLLGRVRMTAALFTHLIRQRPQHVFCGHVKLAPLVGMLCQFLGIPYTVMTYGKEVWEPLPKAMKSSLQKAAQVWTISRYTREVACTVNNLNPVQVKILPCAVDGDRLTPGQKPTTLLERYGLQDAKVLMTVARLWSGDIYKGVDITIQALPQIAEVFPEVKYLVIGRGDDQPRLAKLAKDLGVSDRVVFAGFVPTEELVEHYRLADAYIMPSQEGFGIVYLEAMACGVPVLSGDADGSAEPLLDGKLGWRVPHRDPKAVAVACIEILKGEDQRCDGQWLREMAIATFGMDAFQQRLQQEFLSLSKLL
- a CDS encoding UDP-N-acetylmuramoyl-tripeptide--D-alanyl-D-alanine ligase; this translates as MACFATLNQLIDVLAAQPVNLSDTALAQSNNGIQTDTRRLKPGEVFLALRGEKFDGHDFVPMAIAKGALAAIVDFEYQNPHFPVLQVQDTLQTYQKIARWWRDRFDIPVIGVTGSVGKTTTKELIAAVLATQGRVHKTHANFNNEIGVPKTLLELSAEHDFAVVEMAMRGQGQIAELTQIAHPTIGVITNVGTAHIELLGSEVAIASAKCELLAEMPKDSVAILNYDNPLLIETAAKVWQGKVVTFGFTGGDIQGELIDNETLAVADMQLPLPMPGRHIAANYMAALAVAQVLGIDWSCLQSGIAVDMPGGRSQRFELSNDVVILDETYNAAPEAMLAALNLLAETPGKRRIAVLGAMKELGERSQQLHQRVGETVQKLNLDALLVLVDGQDAEAIAESAKGVPSECFTTHADLAARLKTFVKTGDRILFKAAHSVGLDRVVTQLRTEFSNSKWV
- a CDS encoding GNAT family N-acetyltransferase, whose protein sequence is MSSIYPPLETQRLILRDFVESDWQAVHNYASNPEVVRYLPFGPNTEEDTKNFLQTEIKMRRKRPRQHFGFAITLKSDKQVIGSCHISITNPSKQEGSIGYCLAKEFWGQGYATETARKLLDFGFKQLSLHRIFAFCDPKNTRSMRVLVKIGMRQEGYLREYEWIKGKWRDSLLYAILDREMMQIQLLSIYADKTY
- a CDS encoding phosphodiester glycosidase family protein, which produces MASSKICRWSFLFLAGALLVQELTLVQPTAAKTVQVNKGKINGVSFHRVIVDLTDFNTFITIGLANNARVANSARRSNGDEEFNKMMARHDAAVVVNGTFFAKNRRKSVMGNMVAGGRFLKYSRWENYGTTLGLRVGNKPEMVTARVDGKPKWREHWFSITSGPRLLRRGKIWLKPRREGFKDPHVLGTAKRTAIGFPASGKKLIIVSFNQKLTLEQMARAMRALGCYEAMNLDGGTSRALAVRGKILVRARRPLTNVIVVYDAKHPAPAALRRSWIRFQKRKRALHRTR
- a CDS encoding pseudouridine synthase; amino-acid sequence: MTNHYRYLLFYKPYGVLSQFTKDTPTRNTLKDYISIPDVYPVGRLDWDSEGLLLLTNDGQLQYRLSNPRFGHKRSYWVQVERIPDATALKKLEEGVVIQDYRTRPAKVQLLSQEPIVPDRDPPIRFRKNVPTAWLEMTLTEGKNRQVRRMTAAVGFPTLRLVRFAIAHLHLDGLQPGQWRNLTSSELELLHNLTSQANSSSWQKGLIT
- a CDS encoding sensor histidine kinase, whose product is MSLNQPSSWHHACQQQHNIVPVTPGRLEIVPERTFDVELCTPETWRSTQEELLWYRKLYENTPCVYLTIDKTGIILSVNHFGANSLGYSPEELIQQPVFNLFACSEQQRLSDGLMGLFGGSQESEVFNREFRLNCPNSKMEWVKVVARILPSGKENPLILMICEDITVHKLSEDALRESEQRFQIMANTAPVMLWMAGSDGLCNFFNQSWLEFTGRSKEEEQELGWLEGIHPEDKNLCTQTYESAFHRYTRFQLEYRFKRFDGEYRWILNTGVPRFTPSGNFAGYIGSAIDITERKLAEVALKESQKSAQTQLEEMENLNRLKDEFLSTVSHELRTPLTNMKMAIQMLGIALNQEQNLLLEMTKPHAECSKVARYFQILNNECEREINLINNFLDLQRLDTSSKPLVLETVQVQVWLERVIELFQARNRNCYLHNLQLSIPDNLPALICDPFSLERIIIELLTNACKFSPPGADILVAAESKSNCIQLQVSNSGVEIPASELPRIFEKFYRIPSNDPWKQGGTGLGLALVQKLTKYLGGTIKAESDSNCTCFTIQLPL